The Candidatus Methylomirabilota bacterium genome includes the window TGCGGGTGCGGAGACTTACGATACACCAGCGCGATATCGAATTCAATGCCTTTTACACGGATTGCCGCGTGAAATCGGATCGAGTCGGGTACGTTGGGGGGGTCGGTGCGGTATCGCGAAATTGTGGGGTACTGCAGCGGGTTGGAGCGGTCCGCCCCAACCCGCTGCAGGTCACGGTCAGTTGCCCTCGATGGAGCCGCCGTCGTTGGCATCCGTGGGATTGTTGAGGCAGGTGGGATGATTGAAGCCGCCCGGGAAGGCGCCGGCCGACTCTCCCTGAATCAAGGCATCGTTCCCCACAGAGGAGACACCCCCTGGCAGATTGGCAACCTGGAAGGCTCCGCTCGCCAACGCCTCGCGAACCTTCCAGGCGACGACGTGGTCGGTGCACGAGGTGTCACCGGAGACGCCGATCGCGCCAACCTTGACGTGGCTGTTGTTATACAGGGCGAGACCGCCGCCGAAGACGTTGATGCCGCCGACCCGCTCCTTCTCAAGCGGATCCTTGACGCTGCCGAACTTGCCGGAGTCGCCCTCATACGCGACAGTCGGATCGACCGGATTGCTGTGCTGAAGTCCGTACAGGCTTCCGCCCGGCTGCACCGCCTTATGCAAGTTGGCGGTGGACAGAGCGAGCAGTCCCGTGCTGAAGGCGTTGGCCGTACTGGCCTTCTGCGCCGAGATCACGCGGCTGCCCAGCCAGATATCGCGTAAGGCGCTCTGTCCGGAACCCAGCGAGTTGACCACCTCGCACACCCTGCCGCTGTCGTCCACCAGCGTCAGCCACATCGGAAAGTCCAGACCGCCGCTGGGGGTATCTGTACCGCCATTGCCCGGCACCACGCCCTGCAGGGCAGTCTTCAGAGCATCATGCGTCAGCCCTTGGCCGGCCAACTGTGCGCAGGTATCCGCCATCGCCGGCGCCGCCACCATCACCATCCCACCCAACACCATTGCCCCAACCAATCGATTCCGTTTCATGCTGTTCGGTCCTCCTCTCGAGTGTCGGTACTCGCCTGTTTAGCCATCCAGGATATAGTCGCCTCGTCTCGCTTGAATCGATGCCATTGATCCGGAGGGATCACCCACCGTGCCTATCGGCACGGCATCTGTGCAGATTCGAGTGACCCTGCGACGGATATCTTCTTTTGTTTACGCACCGAGCGGTCTTCACAACGGTGCAGAGTCGGGAGGTCCCCGGCCGGTCTCCAACAACGTGGCTCTCCCTGGCCTTGTGTGGGTAGAGATGATCGCATGCTCCTAAACGGTGTAGCTGTTGAGCGCGATCAGAAATACTCTACAGACGACGTGCCGTCAATACGCCTTTTGACGTATATGGTCTAATTGTGGTCATAATTGCCCAGAAAGTCTCCCGTGCGGGTCATTGCGAGGGAGCGTAGCGACCGAAGCAATCTCACCGTTCTTCGCCTCTGTCACGACGGGATTGCTTCGGCTCCGCCTCGCAACGACACTGCGTGTCGGATTGCCACGCTCCCGTTGGTCGCTCGCAATGACGAGCAGGTTACCGGTACGAGCTCGATACCGACTTTCATCCCCATGGGCGCGCCAGCGACGCATGCGGTATTCCCGTTCTTGAATGCCGAACTCAGATAAAATCACCATTCGCGATCAAACAATTACCGCAACAATACCAAAAACTATAAGGACGGAGCCCATCAGCGGACAGAAGAATAAGTCGATATCAATTATCGGTGAGCTGCTCTACGCGCCTCCCTTCGTGGTGGACATCCCATGCAATCTGTGATAGGAAATCGTAGTGACGTCGTCTCGAGGAAGTATCGCGCTCAACCTTGTTCAGCGCCGAAGGAAAGGGTGAGAGTAATGCCAAAATCAGTTCGTCGAAGCTGCTGGTTGCTTATGGTCGCGTTGCTGTGCTGGTCCGGCGGAATTCCACCGGCCGCCGCGGCGGGACCGATGGCCTATGTTGCGAATGAGAAATCTGATGAGGTCTCGGTCATCGATACCACAACCAATACAGTGGTTCGTACGATTGCTGTAGGCAAACGACCGCGAGGGGTGGTGATCTCGCCCGACCGGCGATTTGTGTATACTGCCAACGGCAATTCCGATGATATCAGTGTGATTGACGCGGAAGCCGGGAAGGTGTTGGAGACGTGGCCGGCCGGGGTCGACCCGGAGGGACTCTCGCTGAGTCCCGATGGGGCTCGGCTGTACGCGGTGAACGAGAACGGCGGGACGGTCACGGTGCTGAACACCAAGACTGGTACGATAGTCGCCACCATCGAGGTTCAGGTCGAGCCCGAGACAATCGCCGTCAGTCCCGACGGAAAAATCGCCTATGTGTCCAATGAGACGTCCAATACGATCTCGGTCATTGATACCGCGGTCCTTAAGGTGACGGCGAACATCCCGGTGGCGAAGAACCCACGCGGAATCGCCTTCAGCCCTGACGGCAGATATGCCTACGTGACCAGCGAGCAGGTCGAGCCCGGCGTGCTGTCGGTGATCGACGTCGCCCGGCACAAGGTCATCAAGAGCATCCCGGTCGGGGAGCGGCCGGTTGGGGTCGTGGTGACACGGGATGGCCGAAGGCTCTATGTGGCGCACGGCCGGAGCAATGCGGTCTACGTGATCGATGCCCGTACGATGACCATTACGAAACAGATCCCTGTGGGGCAGCGGGCCTGGTATCTGGACTTCAGCCCCGACGAACGCCTCCTGTATGTTGCCTGTGGTCGCAGCGACGCCGTATCGGTGATCGATGTGGCTGCCGAGAAGGTCATCGCCACCGTCCCGGTGGGTAAGATGCCGTTTGGCGTTGCGATTCCGAAGTAATTACAGCAGGGAGATAGACCGAAGGCTGAAGACTGAAGGATCCTTATCCTCCGCCTTCAGCCTATTGACCTTTGGTCTTCAGCCTGCTCTTGAACGCTGAACGCTGACCGCTGAACGCTTTTCTAAGGAGATCGTCCATGCCGAAGTATCTGATTGAGCGAGAGATCCCGGGGGCGGGTAGGCTGTCGCCTCAGGAGCTTCAGGCCATTTCGCAGAAGTCGTGCGGTGTGCTGGGCGCGTTAGGGCCGCAAATCCAGTGGGTGCACAGTTATGTGACCGACGAGAAGGTCTATTGTGTCTATATTGCGCCGAACGCCGAGATGGTTCTGGAGCATGCCCGACAAGGCGGTTTTCCGGCCAACCGGGTATCGGAGATCAGGTCGGTGATTGATCCCACGACCGCTGAGGGCTGAAAGTCAGCACGATCCCAGGCTGAAGGTGGAAGGTTCTCAGGCGCCTCAGTCTTTAGTCTTCAGTCTAACTACCTGATACATATGAATTGATCCGCCACGCGGAGCGGCGATAGTACTGTTTGATAAGGGGAGGTTCATGCATGGCCGAGACGGAAGAAACAGTAGACACGACCTTTGCCGATAACATATTCGGGGCGGTCACCGACCAGAGGGTCGTCTACCACCCGAATAGAGGCTGGCTGACCGAAGGACACGAGGAGGATGTGCCTCTCAGTGAGATCGCATCGGTCCAATTCGTCATATCCCGCAGCCTCCTCAATGGACTTCTGCTTATTCTGATTGGGATACCCGCGATGGTAGTGCTTGTCGGCGTGATTTTTGTCCTATTCGGCTACTGCCTCCTCAAGGGCACCCCAACGGTCATTGTCAATACCACAGACGGCAAACGAGAGACCATGAAGGGCTGGCCCTGGCATCGCGAACAGGCCTATGATTTCGCAAAGGCGCTTCAGGGTCGGATTCGACCTGATCAGGAGGTCCGCGTTGAGTATGTCAGTTCGGTTTCAGTCGGGTCATCGGGTCGGTTGCTCAGCGGACCGCTGCTGTTTGCCGTCGTCATCATGGTGTTTGTGATTGTTGTCTGCGCCATCGCCTGGCTGGTCATGCTGTTCGGCCTCTCTCCCTTCTCAATCGAGTCAACCGTCATGACACACGCCGTCAGGAGGAGTTGAGATGTTCCTGAAAGACAAACAGTCCGGTCATCTGGTCGAGGTCATCGATCTGCCTGCGCTGTTTGATCCCCATCAATCGGTGGTGATGGGGCGAATCCACGCCGGTGAGGAGATGCAGGATCCCGCCGGTTTTGAGAAGGCCGATCTGATCTTTCCCTCCGGCGAATCGTTGCCGCGTTACTGGGTGGATGTCCGCTATAGAGACGCCGCTGCGACTCGGAAGGCGTAAGGCGTCAGGGGGAGGGAGGTTACTCCTTACGCCT containing:
- a CDS encoding acetyltransferase, coding for MFLKDKQSGHLVEVIDLPALFDPHQSVVMGRIHAGEEMQDPAGFEKADLIFPSGESLPRYWVDVRYRDAAATRKA
- a CDS encoding DUF4242 domain-containing protein, producing the protein MPKYLIEREIPGAGRLSPQELQAISQKSCGVLGALGPQIQWVHSYVTDEKVYCVYIAPNAEMVLEHARQGGFPANRVSEIRSVIDPTTAEG